From the genome of Athalia rosae chromosome 3, iyAthRosa1.1, whole genome shotgun sequence:
ctctgaCTTCTTTCTCCAGTTAGATAAACGCTCATCCCTATTCTAAACGTTATTATGTATGATAAAATACATGTAATGTAGGTGGTTTTAAACTGACCATGATACGCTAAAATGCCAATCACTGTACGCCATGGTGAGACAATAGCGTACTGGCCATAGGTCTCACGATtcggagggaaaataaaaatcaatcaatctgTCGATCATTCATGAAGTCGCAATAACGATGACCAGAACAGCTTCGTGTTGTTTCGACGGagattatgatttttattcacatcGATAAGTTTATCGTACAACTATCAGCCACTGTTAGAAGCCGCCGAATGAGAAAAGCCTCGatcaatttatcgataaaatttgtgTAACGTTTGATCTCtccatgaataataataacaacaacaacaatgacgatgacgataataataaatacttTAGTAGTAAATTACTGGGTATGTCATATTATGTATCTGTACATATTATGCGTAATTTATAACAGCCTACGAAATTTTAATacaacatatacgtatacatacacattaaGGTATATGTTTTACTCTTTCCCTGCTAGTTTTGCATGATCTTGCGTAGTGATAATATTACAATATTATTACAacctcatttatttatacctcTATACTTCATTTGTGGTAGAATTGAGAAGATAAAGTATTGTCTGTTATACTTATAGTCATTTTAAATAGATTTTTCCCACTTCTTAGTATTTCTCCATTGCGAAATACACACCTATTTAGAAGCACAGATTCATTCATCTTTTCTACGATTGAATTTGGAGATTGACTATAGATTATGAATATAATCAGTTGGGTGAAAAACCAGTAACCCGTTCGATGGCAGCACGTTCATCAAGCAAATTCATTCCTTGGTAATGATCAAACTCTATCGAGAAGGATCCAGCACCCGAAGTTAGAGTACGCAATGTCCTGGAATAGCCGAGTAATTCAGCCAGTGGTGTATGTGCGTAGATAATCtggaatatttgaatttgaacAACTGTCGTTATTCTCCTAGACCGAACTCTGGGTAGGGAGCTGTTCGTTTACCATATCATCATTGTAATTACCTTGCTCTGACCGCGAGAAGTAACTTCTTGGATTTTTGCTCTGCGACGCGATAAGTCAGATATTACTTGTGAGAGAGTTGCATGTGATGTTACAACTTCCAATTGCATTATTGGCTCTAAAAGTATCGTCCCACCTGTTTGTAGTAGCTGTAACGTGAAGTTTATGTAAGATGAAATGCAGATTGATCACAACGTTTTGATTAGTTAAGAGTTTAAAGGAGCAGAAGATCCAAAACAAAAGTGTGTGTGTAAAGACGCGAGAATCGAGATATTAACATATTTTGATTACCTATCGTGAACAAGCGCGAGCCACAAAATTCTGTGTTATTacttaattaaaaaatgaccaaCTATCACGATGGTATCGTCCGGCTTTTTGTCTCTGTTATACAGTATCAGGAACAAGCCGCTAGAATACTGGAGCAAACGGCATTCACCGACAGGACGGATACGCAAAATATTGGACATGGATTTACTTGATACAGTTAGTGAAGCTTCAATGCGTATTGTCCCggctattttgaaaattcttgggaATGTCTGAAGTATTCCATGTaccatatatttattttcatgccTAGGTTATCGATTTGCAAGACCTGGAGAAATCCAGCAATGTTAATACATCAATTGCCTGTCCTGCTGACGCCCAAAAACTGTTGAACATCCATCTACCATTGCTGGTTATCgtcataaaaaatatgaacgtTGAGTGTTGTTTTAAAGTTCAGGTAAATTTTGGAATGACCGTTAGCCTTCCGTTATCTACCCTTTCAGCTAATATTGTTCACTACATTAGGTTCTTGACACAGACATGATCCGCCACCACTTCAATTTCTcaacggaaaaattcaaagatgatCCTAACATTCGTACTCATATGGTCAGCCAGGTTGAGTTGAAGCTGGTACCAGGATGGAACACGGTTGAAGTTGATTTAACTTCACTCACACAGCATGCTTTTAACACCCAGTACAAAGCAATGCAGAGAATTGAGATATGTGCAAACTGTAGATTAAGACGAGTATACTTCCTCGATAGGCATTACACGAATTTAGAGATATCACCAGCCCTCTGTCTTGCATTCTTTGATTACTTTAAGCTGAAATGGGGCATTCATTTGACAGAGAAAACAACACAAACAGACAACTCATTCTATTCCTCgtatagtaaaaaaaagtgtaaatCGAGTAAAGGAGCAGTGTATGAGGAAGCTGTTAATCTTGTAGAAATCAGACGATCACGTTTCTTGAAAGAGGTCCAGATTAAGGCTGAGAAGTTAATTACCGATTTCTTCAAGAGGGCTGATACAAGGCTTGTAAACATGTTTGACGTGAAGAGCAAAATGAAACTCATGATATTCTCTGTTTTCACCCTTGGCAACAAGAGTGCACAAGTAACGAATTCGAAATATGATTTTAACAAGAGTTCACACTCAGGATTGACTTCTGACCGATGCAAAGctgctagaaaaaaaaaggacaagaCTACAAGTGTTCCAGATGGAACAAAGGAATCCGTTCAAGCTCCAGCGATCAGGAAAAtgcggaagaaagaaagaaacaaaagtaaaGAGTGCTGTGAAGCCGTCAGAGGCTTTGACAACATCtcagatgaaattcaaaaacaaatattacctgaaaaaaaagggcaaCAGCAAATGCAAGGGGAATCAAAGATCTCCAATTCCACCAAGAAAAGTGCACTCTGTTTTGTTTAGGAATGAAATAGAAGCTAGAAATAGAAGAGTAGGATCATATTGGTAGCATACCAAATTCCTAAACGACCCTTCTCCACTCAATTGAATCCATGTGTGAGATGAAGCATAAATTCAACAactttttaataatatttgagCTTCTACTCACCTTCTGTATGCATTGAGTAACTGAGGCAGATACAAAGGTATCCGAAGTCCCTTTACTGAATTCTAGCCAGTGAAGAGTAACTCCAACATCAATTACTGGACAGCTAAGTTTTGGGCCGTGAGCAAATGCTACTTTTATCCCCTCGGTAATGGCTTGCAACTTTCTACTGCTCAATGATGTAGTGTTAGTTATGCAGTCAGGACTTCTATCAAGATTTAAAATATCTTTTCCTTGATATTCTGGTACCAAAGATAACGTCATATTTATACTGTGCTGAGTAGTCCCGATTTTGTGATTTGACTCATATTTGTCTTTTACAGTGGCCTGCAGAGTTTCTTTGTAGGCTATTTGTAGCGGACCTAAATCTGCTTCTATTTTATACTCAGTTTTTATCCTCTGCCTGATTATTTCAAGATGTAATTCTCCCATTCCAGCTAATACTGTCTGTCCTGTTTCCTCATCCTGAGTTACACGCAGACTTGGATCCTCCCTTTGAAGCTGTTCCAGTGCAGTATCTAATGCTGATTGATACGCTAAGGATGGTGGTTCAATAGCACAGAAAAAAACTGGATTTGGAATCCTAGTGGCTGTGTCGAAGAAGCTTTCTAAATGTTCGGCAGACACATTTTGCTTCTGCATGACTTTTTTTGCCTGTTGAATCGATGAAGCATTTGCAGCGAGTAAATCTCCTGTTACAGTTGTTTTCAAACCTGAAACAGCCGCGATATTGCCATAATTTACAGAGGCCACTTCTTTGTACTCGTCCGCATAAGCTGCATATAATTTTCCACTCTGCTCCATCTTCTCTTGCTGCACATTATAAACCTTTTGCCCTTGTTTGAAGGACCCAGAATAAATTCTTACAAACGTCAATGCTCCTTTCTGCTTGTCATGGACTACCTTGAAAGCCCGTGCAGCCAAGTTATTACCAAAATATTTGTATTGCTTTGCTACTGGATTTGTTTCTGGTGAAGGTAGGTACAGAATAACTGCATCCATTAGCAGCTGTACTCCTATATTTTTATAAGAGCTTCCTAGTAGCAACGGAACTCCCTTCCTTGATATCGTGCTCCTTCTGATAGCATCTACCAAAGTTTGGGCAGATATATTATCGAGGGATTCTTGCTCTATAATAAATTCAGCCAGCTTGTCATCCAGCTCAGATAATTTATCAGTTAGCTGCCTGCGCGCTTTCATAGCTTTTTCCCACAGAGCCCCATTTTTACTCTCAGTCAAATCGCACCTCTCAAATTTTCTGCCACTTGCTTGTTTATCGAATTCCAACAGCTGCAAAGTTAAAACATCGATTATACCTGTTAAACCAGAACCATTTTGTACAGGGATTTGTGCAGGCAGACCAACGACGtcaaatttggattcaatGGATTTCACGCAGTGATCAAAGTCCCCATCCGATCTGTCCATCTTGTTAACATAGACTACTCTTGGGAGATTATAACGGTCTGCTTGCCGCCACACAGTCATTGTCTGAGCTTCAACTCCTGCAGATCCATCGAGAATGACGATTGCCCCATCCAGCACACTGAGTGTCTGCTCTACTTCCA
Proteins encoded in this window:
- the LOC105685546 gene encoding ribosome-releasing factor 2, mitochondrial encodes the protein MLRRYFSRETWCKFRKRSMKTLSQIKNSDSESIELFRVRNIGILAHIDAGKTTTTERMLYYSGTIVNMGEVHHGNTVTDYMEQERERGITITSAAVTFDWKDHRFNLIDTPGHIDFTMEVEQTLSVLDGAIVILDGSAGVEAQTMTVWRQADRYNLPRVVYVNKMDRSDGDFDHCVKSIESKFDVVGLPAQIPVQNGSGLTGIIDVLTLQLLEFDKQASGRKFERCDLTESKNGALWEKAMKARRQLTDKLSELDDKLAEFIIEQESLDNISAQTLVDAIRRSTISRKGVPLLLGSSYKNIGVQLLMDAVILYLPSPETNPVAKQYKYFGNNLAARAFKVVHDKQKGALTFVRIYSGSFKQGQKVYNVQQEKMEQSGKLYAAYADEYKEVASVNYGNIAAVSGLKTTVTGDLLAANASSIQQAKKVMQKQNVSAEHLESFFDTATRIPNPVFFCAIEPPSLAYQSALDTALEQLQREDPSLRVTQDEETGQTVLAGMGELHLEIIRQRIKTEYKIEADLGPLQIAYKETLQATVKDKYESNHKIGTTQHSINMTLSLVPEYQGKDILNLDRSPDCITNTTSLSSRKLQAITEGIKVAFAHGPKLSCPVIDVGVTLHWLEFSKGTSDTFVSASVTQCIQKLLQTGGTILLEPIMQLEVVTSHATLSQVISDLSRRRAKIQEVTSRGQSKIIYAHTPLAELLGYSRTLRTLTSGAGSFSIEFDHYQGMNLLDERAAIERVTGFSPN
- the LOC105685547 gene encoding uncharacterized protein LOC105685547, whose protein sequence is MVSSGFLSLLYSIRNKPLEYWSKRHSPTGRIRKILDMDLLDTVIDLQDLEKSSNVNTSIACPADAQKLLNIHLPLLVIVIKNMNVECCFKVQVLDTDMIRHHFNFSTEKFKDDPNIRTHMVSQVELKLVPGWNTVEVDLTSLTQHAFNTQYKAMQRIEICANCRLRRVYFLDRHYTNLEISPALCLAFFDYFKLKWGIHLTEKTTQTDNSFYSSYSKKKCKSSKGAVYEEAVNLVEIRRSRFLKEVQIKAEKLITDFFKRADTRLVNMFDVKSKMKLMIFSVFTLGNKSAQVTNSKYDFNKSSHSGLTSDRCKAARKKKDKTTSVPDGTKESVQAPAIRKMRKKERNKSKECCEAVRGFDNISDEIQKQILPEKKGQQQMQGESKISNSTKKSALCFV